DNA from Chloroflexota bacterium:
GCTCCGAATTCGTACCCGAGGCGATCGCTGATCTGGGAGGAACTGGCTCCTGCAATCCTAGAAACATCTTGGCAGTCGTAGGAAGCGAGCCCCCGGGCGATCTCCTGGTCGTCGGCATCCAGGACCGCGACCAGATCGCCGCGCTCGAAGTCGCCGCTGGCGTCGAGCACCCCGACCGGCAGGAGGCTGCCGCGGCGGTAGCGCAGGGCGTCGGCCGCGCCGCTGTCAACGCGGATCGTTCCGCACGGCGCAAATTCGGCCAGCATCCAGCGCTGGCGAGAACCGGTGCGCCGCGAAGGCGCCGAAAACCAGGTCCCGATCCGCTCGCCCCCGGCGATCCGCACCGTCACGTTGGGCGTCCTTCCCGAGGCGATCACGGTTACCGCGCCGTGCGATTGGGCCAGCCGCGCGGCGTCGAGCTTGGAACGCATGCCGCCGACCGAGTGGGTCCCGGAGGGTGCCCCGGCCAGACGGTAGTGCTCGTCGGTGATGGCGCCGACCTCGCGCAACAGCTTTTGCTCGCCGTTGGCGGCGCGCCCGTAAAACCCGTCGACGTCGGTGAGGATCACGAGGATGTCGGCATCCACCAGGTTCGCGACGAGGGCCGACAGACGGTCGTTGTCACCGAATTGCAGTTCCTCGGTCGCGACCACGTCGTTTTCGTTAACGATCGGCAGAATCCCCATCCCCAGCAGCGCCAGGCAGGCGTTGCGGGCATTTAGGTATCCGGAACGCCGCTCCAGGTCGGAACGCGAAATCAACGCCTGGGCGGCCAGCCGGCGGTGTCCTTCCAGACAGCGGCGGTAGGTCTCGATAAGCGGCGACTGACCCACCGCGGCCAATACCTGGCGGACCGCGGTCGATTCCGATCCGTCGCCGCGGCGGCCCAGGATGCCGGCCCCGGTGGCGACTGCACCGCTGGAGACCAGCATGACCTCGTGGCCTTCCTCGAATAGGCCGGTGATCTGCTCGCAGAGATCGGCGATAAACCCGTCATCGAGGTTGCCGTCGGACCGCGTCAGCAGCGACGATCCGCACTTGATCACTATGCGCATTGGGGATGTTGTTCGAAGGGTTGGCCGGGCAATTCCGAAGGCATGCACATCCAGTGGCCGCACCGCCCCAAGCGGGTGCCGGCAGCGAACCGCGGCTGAACGTCTCCCTAGATTTTCGCGCCCGCCCGGTAGCCCCGCGGCAACCGTCCGCCAATCCGCCGGAGGCCAACGGACGGTTTATCAGTCCGGCCGGTCGCCGGCGGGCGATTCGGCCGAATCCGAATGGAGCGCGGTCCGGCGACGCACTTGGGCAAAATCAAAAGTTCCCTGATGAACCGGGGGCCAGCGAAAATTGCAACCCGGCTACCCGACCGACGGTGAGAAGCAGCGATGAAGCAGTACCCGACTGATCACGTCCGCAACGTGGTCCTGCTCGCCCAGAAAGGGAACGGCAAGACCACGCTGGCCGAAGCCGCGCTCTACGCCAGCGGCGTCACGTCACGCATGGGTCGAGTCGAGGATGGCAACACGCTTTCTGATTTCCAGCCTGAGGAAGTCGCCCGCCACACCTCGACCGCCCTGTCGGTGTTGGCGTGCGAGTGGCAGGGCCGCAAAATCAACATCATCGACGTTCCCGGGGACCCCGAATTCGGCGGCGAAATCACGTCCGGCATCTGGGCCGCCGACTGCGCCGTGATCATGGTCGACGCGACCGCGGGGATCGAGGTCGGCACCGAACTTGCCTGGCTGAACGCTTCCCGCGCCGATCTGCCGGTGGTATTCGCGCTCAACAGGCTCGATCGCGAGAACATCGACTTCGCGGCCGTGGTGTCCGAACTTGGCGAGGCTTACGGGGCGGTGACTCCGATGCAGGCCCCCTACG
Protein-coding regions in this window:
- the proB gene encoding glutamate 5-kinase, whose amino-acid sequence is MRIVIKCGSSLLTRSDGNLDDGFIADLCEQITGLFEEGHEVMLVSSGAVATGAGILGRRGDGSESTAVRQVLAAVGQSPLIETYRRCLEGHRRLAAQALISRSDLERRSGYLNARNACLALLGMGILPIVNENDVVATEELQFGDNDRLSALVANLVDADILVILTDVDGFYGRAANGEQKLLREVGAITDEHYRLAGAPSGTHSVGGMRSKLDAARLAQSHGAVTVIASGRTPNVTVRIAGGERIGTWFSAPSRRTGSRQRWMLAEFAPCGTIRVDSGAADALRYRRGSLLPVGVLDASGDFERGDLVAVLDADDQEIARGLASYDCQDVSRIAGASSSQISDRLGYEFGAEVIHRNNMVVL